In a single window of the Panthera leo isolate Ple1 chromosome A1, P.leo_Ple1_pat1.1, whole genome shotgun sequence genome:
- the CWC27 gene encoding spliceosome-associated protein CWC27 homolog isoform X3, with amino-acid sequence MSNIYIQEPPTNGKVLLKTTAGDIDIELWSKEAPKACRNFIQLCLEAYYDNTIFHRVVPGFIVQGGDPTGTGTGGESIYGAPFKDEFHSRLRFNRRGLVAMANAGPHDNGSQFFFTLGRADELNNKHTIFGKVTGDTVYNMLRLTEVDVDEEERPRNPHKIRSCEVLFNPFDDIIPREIKKPKKEKPEEEVKKLKPKGTKNFSLLSFGEEAEEEEEEVNRVSQSMKGKSKSSHDLLKDDPHLSSVPAVGSEKGDAAGDSANDGEYEGAEHDEYIDGDGKNLMRERIAKKLKKDTGANVKSTGEGEVKKLVTRRIIISEKSPSSVQQNIYKQGLH; translated from the exons ATGAGCAATATCTACATCCAGGAGCCTCCCACGAATGGGAAG GTTTTATTGAAAACTACAGCTGGAGATATTGACATAGAGTTGTGGTCAAAAGAAGCTCCCAAAGCTTGCAGAAATTTCATTCAGCTTTGTTTGGAAG catATTATGACAACACCATTTTTCATAGAGTTGTACCTGGTTTCATAGTCCAAGGGGGAGATCCTACTGGCACAGGGACTGGTGGAGAGTCTATCTATGGAGCCCCATTCAAG gATGAATTCCACTCACGGTTACGTTTTAATCGGAGAGGGCTGGTTGCCATGGCAAATGCTGGTCCTCACGATAATGGCAGCCAATTCTTCTTTACACTGGGTCGAGCAGATGAACTTAACAATAAGCACACCATTTTTGGAAAG GTTACAGGGGATACAGTATATAACATGCTACGGCTAACAGAAGTAGACGTTGATGAGGAAGAAAGACCACGCAATCCACATAAAATAAGAAGTTGTGAG gtTTTGTTTAATCCTTTTGATGACATcattcccagagaaataaaaaagccaaaaaaagagaaaccagaggaggaagtaaagaaattgaagccCAAAGGCACAAA aaaTTTTAGTTTACTTTCATTTGGAGAGGAAgctgaagaagaagaggaggaagtaaATCGAGTTAGTCAG AGCAtgaagggaaaaagcaaaagtaGTCATGACTTGCTTAAGGATGATCCCCATCTCAGTTCTGTGCCAGCTGTTGGAAG cGAAAAAGGTGATGCAGCAGGAGATTCAGCTAAT GATGGAGAATATGAAGGTGCAGAGCATGATGAATATATTGATGGTGATGGGAAGAACCTGATGAGAGAAAGgattgcaaaaaaattaaaaaaggacacCGGTGCAAATGTGAAGTCCACTGGAGAGGGAGAAGTGAAGAAGTTGGTTACCCGCAG